A genomic segment from Actinomycetota bacterium encodes:
- the mgtE gene encoding magnesium transporter, translated as MRDAQPLTVDLLEEELCRHLDDPRTLRDLAEAARPADVADVFNRLETDERCAVFRALTPEFASDVLAEVSPDVTRDLLESLSPAEAGHLLDLMPMDDVAEILTEDVPEMQQQLLQVMRAPDAAEVRDLLAYPPKSAGRIMTEKFVRVDPRMTAAEAVAQLRVVDEEVETITDFYSLDAAGRLQGVVSLREVMVAQPETPLGRIIRTDVISVTPDTDQEEVARLVSRYDFLALPVVSSQGVMLGLVTVDDVIDVLLEEGSEDVLRFGGIEAGGMPAQPYFSIPLTSAVRRRAGWLLLLFVAETATGIVLRVFDDELSRMVALTFFIPLLIGTGGNTGAQTVSTLIRGLALREIQLRDTWRVLARELAGGLLLGLTLGVGAFGRALLWNSSMRLSVVVGLSVVVICTWANTIGALIPLVAQRFKIDPALVSAPLITTLVDATGLAIYLLIAKSLLGL; from the coding sequence GTGCGCGACGCCCAGCCGCTGACGGTCGACCTGCTCGAAGAGGAGCTTTGTCGCCATCTGGACGATCCCCGGACGCTGAGGGACCTTGCCGAGGCCGCGCGCCCCGCCGACGTCGCGGACGTGTTCAACCGGCTGGAGACAGACGAGCGGTGCGCGGTGTTCCGCGCGCTGACGCCGGAGTTCGCGTCGGACGTCCTGGCCGAGGTCAGTCCGGACGTCACCCGCGACCTGCTGGAGTCTCTGAGCCCCGCGGAAGCCGGGCACCTGCTGGACCTCATGCCGATGGACGACGTCGCGGAGATCCTCACCGAGGACGTCCCGGAGATGCAGCAGCAGCTGCTGCAGGTGATGCGTGCACCGGACGCCGCCGAGGTCCGCGATCTGCTGGCCTACCCCCCGAAGAGCGCGGGCCGGATCATGACCGAGAAGTTCGTCCGGGTCGACCCCAGGATGACGGCCGCCGAGGCCGTCGCCCAGCTGCGGGTGGTGGACGAGGAGGTGGAGACCATCACCGACTTCTACAGCCTCGACGCGGCCGGCCGCCTCCAGGGTGTGGTCTCCCTGCGCGAGGTGATGGTGGCCCAGCCTGAGACGCCGCTGGGGCGCATCATCCGCACGGACGTGATTTCCGTCACGCCGGACACCGACCAGGAGGAGGTCGCCCGGCTGGTGTCGCGCTACGACTTCCTGGCGCTGCCGGTGGTCTCTTCGCAGGGCGTGATGCTCGGTCTGGTGACGGTGGACGACGTTATCGACGTTCTGCTCGAGGAGGGGTCGGAGGACGTCCTGCGGTTCGGCGGAATCGAGGCCGGGGGGATGCCGGCCCAGCCCTACTTCAGCATCCCGCTCACGAGCGCCGTCCGGCGCAGGGCGGGCTGGCTTTTGCTGCTGTTTGTCGCCGAGACGGCGACGGGCATTGTGCTGCGGGTGTTCGACGACGAGCTTTCGCGCATGGTCGCCCTGACGTTTTTCATTCCGCTTCTGATCGGCACCGGCGGCAACACGGGAGCCCAGACCGTCTCCACGCTGATTCGTGGCCTGGCCTTGCGCGAGATCCAGCTGAGGGACACCTGGCGGGTGCTGGCTCGCGAACTGGCGGGCGGCCTGCTGCTCGGCCTGACGCTGGGCGTCGGCGCCTTTGGCCGGGCCCTGTTGTGGAACAGCTCGATGCGCCTGTCGGTAGTGGTCGGGCTCTCCGTCGTCGTCATTTGCACGTGGGCGAACACGATCGGCGCCCTCATACCGCTGGTCGCGCAGAGGTTCAAAATCGACCCGGCCCTGGTGTCCGCGCCGCTGATCACGACGCTGGTGGACGCAACCGGCCTGGCGATCTACCTGCTCATAGCGAAGTCGCTGCTGGGCCTGTAG